One window from the genome of Salisaeta longa DSM 21114 encodes:
- a CDS encoding proline dehydrogenase family protein — MKLPFVLAQRFVAGETLDAALPTVDALNRKGLHVALDLLGEHVHKRDVAEASRDAYLELIDALAEHAPPNRRNRISIKCSMLGQLIDTDFCLDNLRTVLEHAARHDMFVRLDMEGSDLTQSTLDLFETVYPDFEGYVGPVLQAMLKRTARDIDRMCELGVSVRLCKGAYGEPKSLAYQQMDEIRAHYIEYMERLLRHTPYSGIATHDDRLIDATKAFADGEGMGPDRFEFQMLYGLRHETQVQLAQDGYNMMVYVPYGTEWFPYFSRRLRERKENVWFVLKNLFRS, encoded by the coding sequence ATGAAGTTGCCGTTCGTTCTTGCACAGCGTTTCGTTGCGGGCGAGACGCTCGATGCTGCACTCCCCACCGTTGATGCCCTCAACCGCAAGGGCCTCCATGTTGCGCTCGATCTGCTGGGCGAACATGTGCACAAGCGCGACGTGGCCGAAGCCTCGCGCGACGCCTATCTGGAGCTCATTGATGCGCTGGCGGAGCACGCGCCTCCCAACCGGCGCAACCGCATCTCGATCAAGTGCTCGATGCTGGGCCAGCTCATCGATACCGATTTTTGCCTCGACAACCTGCGGACGGTGTTGGAGCACGCGGCGCGCCACGATATGTTTGTGCGCCTCGACATGGAAGGCAGCGACCTCACGCAATCCACCCTGGACCTGTTCGAGACGGTCTACCCCGACTTTGAGGGCTACGTGGGGCCGGTGCTGCAGGCCATGCTCAAGCGCACCGCCCGCGACATCGATCGGATGTGCGAGCTGGGGGTTAGCGTGCGCCTGTGCAAGGGGGCGTACGGCGAACCCAAATCGCTGGCGTATCAGCAGATGGATGAGATCCGCGCCCACTACATCGAATACATGGAGCGCCTGCTGCGGCACACGCCGTACTCGGGCATTGCCACGCACGACGACCGCTTGATTGATGCAACAAAAGCCTTTGCGGACGGGGAGGGCATGGGCCCCGACCGCTTCGAGTTTCAAATGCTGTACGGCCTGCGCCACGAAACGCAAGTCCAACTCGCGCAGGACGGATACAACATGATGGTGTACGTGCCCTACGGCACCGAGTGGTTTCCGTACTTTTCGCGGCGCCTGCGCGAGCGGAAGGAAAACGTGTGGTTTGTGCTCAAGAACCTGTTCCGCTCGTAG
- the plsX gene encoding phosphate acyltransferase PlsX: protein MSAHIAVDAMGGDHAPAAAVEGALNAVRAADGALAVSLFGPQDTVQGALDAYGDISDLPLHVVDAPDVITMNDAPATAIKTKRQSSIHRGLQAHKEGAADAFVSAGNTGAVMAASMFILGRIAGIERPAIIGFFPNLRGTSVVVDIGTNVDCRPEHLVQFARMASVYRTHMMGDERPSVGLLNIGEEPGKGNEQAKAAYTLLKDEDRIHFIGNVEGSDLLHYAADIIICDGFVGNILLKFGETMTTVLSELTRQEMERQQLAPDEQQLVAGVLGEVKKSFDHDTRGGAPLLGVNGEVMIGHGRATAGTIEQMIRAAADLQASDVTKALTQSFGD from the coding sequence ATGTCCGCCCATATCGCCGTTGACGCCATGGGAGGCGATCACGCCCCTGCGGCTGCCGTTGAAGGTGCCCTCAATGCCGTTCGCGCTGCCGATGGTGCGCTCGCTGTTAGCCTCTTTGGCCCTCAAGACACGGTGCAAGGCGCGCTCGACGCGTACGGCGACATAAGCGATCTCCCGCTTCATGTGGTGGATGCCCCGGATGTCATCACGATGAATGATGCGCCTGCCACGGCGATCAAAACCAAGCGGCAGTCCTCCATCCATCGCGGGCTGCAGGCACACAAAGAAGGCGCTGCCGATGCGTTCGTGAGCGCGGGCAACACCGGCGCCGTCATGGCCGCCTCCATGTTTATCCTGGGGCGCATTGCCGGCATTGAGCGGCCCGCCATCATCGGGTTTTTTCCGAATCTGCGGGGCACCTCGGTAGTGGTGGACATTGGCACCAACGTAGACTGCCGTCCCGAGCATCTCGTGCAGTTTGCCCGCATGGCCAGCGTGTACCGCACGCACATGATGGGCGACGAGCGGCCCTCGGTGGGGCTGCTCAACATTGGCGAGGAACCGGGCAAGGGCAACGAGCAAGCCAAAGCGGCCTACACGCTTCTCAAAGACGAAGACCGCATTCACTTCATCGGGAATGTGGAAGGGAGCGACCTGCTCCACTATGCCGCTGACATCATCATTTGCGACGGCTTCGTGGGCAACATCTTGCTGAAGTTTGGCGAAACGATGACGACGGTTCTCTCGGAGCTGACCCGTCAGGAGATGGAGCGCCAACAGCTGGCCCCCGATGAACAGCAGCTCGTGGCCGGCGTGCTGGGGGAAGTCAAGAAGTCGTTTGACCACGACACACGCGGGGGGGCTCCGCTGCTTGGCGTAAACGGCGAGGTTATGATTGGGCATGGACGCGCCACCGCGGGCACCATCGAGCAGATGATTCGCGCTGCGGCGGACCTTCAAGCCAGCGACGTTACGAAGGCCCTGACGCAGTCGTTTGGCGATTGA
- a CDS encoding deoxynucleoside kinase produces MPDSSALPDHLNYIVIEGVIGAGKTTLARLLSRRYNARLVLEQFDDNPFLERFYENRARWAFQTQLAFLASRFRQQKDMGAPDLFHRAVVSDYAFDKDRIFAHQNLSGDELQLYETMFRIMEPNVPTPDLVVYLQSTPERLMQNIKQRGRPYEQDMDPAYIASLHEAYNQYFFHYQKSPLLILNAAAIDFVDHADEREELLSHIMDAAPQGTTYVNLHASSSTA; encoded by the coding sequence ATGCCCGATTCCTCCGCGCTGCCCGATCACCTCAACTACATCGTCATCGAAGGCGTCATTGGCGCCGGAAAGACCACGCTCGCACGCCTACTCTCGCGTCGGTACAACGCGCGCCTCGTACTGGAGCAGTTTGACGACAACCCCTTCCTGGAGCGCTTTTACGAGAACCGCGCCCGCTGGGCCTTCCAAACCCAACTGGCCTTTTTGGCGAGCCGCTTTCGGCAGCAAAAGGACATGGGCGCGCCCGATCTGTTTCACCGCGCCGTGGTGAGCGATTATGCGTTCGACAAAGATCGGATCTTTGCGCACCAGAACTTGTCGGGCGACGAACTTCAGCTCTACGAGACGATGTTTCGCATCATGGAGCCCAACGTACCCACGCCCGACCTCGTGGTCTACTTGCAGTCGACACCCGAGCGGCTGATGCAAAACATCAAGCAGCGCGGCCGCCCGTACGAGCAAGACATGGATCCGGCCTACATCGCTTCGCTGCATGAGGCGTACAACCAATACTTCTTTCACTACCAGAAGAGCCCGCTGCTCATCCTCAACGCAGCCGCCATCGACTTTGTAGACCATGCCGACGAACGCGAAGAGCTGCTGTCTCACATTATGGATGCCGCCCCCCAGGGCACCACATACGTGAACCTGCACGCGTCGTCGTCGACCGCTTAA
- a CDS encoding DNA internalization-related competence protein ComEC/Rec2, with translation MPVSATPRWMAYPALWLAGALAASVAASNVSFTVSVWHWGALALVGGAVAGAAQWIDRQRLVSLAPLLRFCVALLLFFTMGGARMAIYQRPAPHALRSYVPDRGPERSIQLRGVVDAPPSRSSRAFRFTMRATAWQGPLDTLAVTGRVQVTRWVDDRAAHPDVRDGTCVVVTGRLQRPPTRRNPGAFDYRAYLARRGVYWTMTLERASLLQTCGTAATWLDAAAYAARAHVRGAIDAFGQRPTTQSVLRALLLGDRSGLSAQREAQFAATGLMHLLAVSGLHVLLVGMVIFLLLKPLLVRASMPWVTMQWVRAVSTIVLLGTYLLLTGMQASVVRAVVMAIIFIGGAIIQRSSTALNSLGLAMIVLLVLRPPMLFDVGFQLSVAAVAGIVVLNPVLVDALPTRWTEGWWGPHIVTVVTTSVAATLATAPVLAVHFGRVAFAGLLLNVLAIPLTALVLLSGLLVVCCAPVPLAAGAFGSTADASVQGLLWIVARGATWLRWTLWETPAWSWVHILAFGAGLGALAQWRRPRWRWGLAVASIGILACGALASAVRVGDNPRMDAVMLDVGQGDAMLFSFPNEQHVLVDAGPKTRFTNAGAAVVVPFLKRQGITSLDALVITHPDADHLGGALSVLRSVGVQRVVRTEWASRNRLIASFERLVDSLKVPVRYVEAGDTLDISSAMVEVLGPPPRRHTYAMSGDNERSVVLRIAYGTTQWVLLGDVEHRGEGWLVYRYGDALNADVVKVAHHGSSTSSRLPLVRAISDDSSQVRALISAGVDNRFDFPAPTVVNRWEEHGAVIRSTKHSGAIWLRSDGRKIWRRRWR, from the coding sequence ATGCCTGTTTCTGCTACGCCGCGTTGGATGGCCTACCCCGCCCTCTGGCTGGCAGGGGCGCTTGCTGCTAGCGTGGCTGCTTCAAATGTTTCTTTTACCGTCTCGGTGTGGCACTGGGGCGCGCTTGCGCTTGTGGGCGGTGCCGTGGCCGGGGCAGCGCAGTGGATCGACCGGCAGCGGCTGGTATCACTCGCTCCGCTGCTTCGGTTTTGCGTCGCCTTGCTGCTGTTTTTTACGATGGGCGGCGCACGCATGGCCATCTACCAACGCCCGGCGCCACACGCGCTCCGTTCCTACGTTCCAGACCGTGGCCCGGAACGCAGCATTCAGCTTCGCGGCGTGGTCGATGCCCCGCCGTCCCGATCGTCGCGGGCGTTTCGGTTTACCATGCGAGCGACGGCGTGGCAAGGACCGCTGGATACCCTGGCCGTCACGGGGCGCGTTCAGGTGACGCGGTGGGTCGATGATCGCGCGGCTCATCCCGATGTGCGGGATGGGACCTGCGTAGTGGTCACAGGACGCCTTCAGCGGCCGCCTACGCGCCGCAACCCAGGGGCCTTTGACTACCGGGCCTATCTGGCGCGGCGTGGCGTGTACTGGACGATGACGCTTGAGCGGGCGTCTCTGCTGCAGACCTGCGGCACTGCGGCTACGTGGCTCGACGCTGCAGCGTACGCGGCCCGCGCCCATGTACGCGGCGCGATCGACGCCTTTGGGCAGCGCCCCACCACGCAAAGCGTCCTCCGTGCGCTTCTCCTTGGCGACCGCTCGGGGCTCTCGGCACAACGAGAGGCCCAATTTGCAGCAACCGGGCTCATGCACCTGCTGGCCGTGTCGGGGTTGCACGTGCTGCTGGTGGGCATGGTTATCTTTTTGCTGCTCAAGCCGCTCCTGGTGCGCGCGTCCATGCCGTGGGTCACCATGCAGTGGGTGCGGGCTGTGAGTACCATTGTGCTGCTGGGCACCTACTTGCTTCTCACGGGCATGCAGGCCTCGGTGGTGCGTGCCGTGGTCATGGCCATTATTTTCATTGGCGGCGCCATCATTCAGCGATCCTCCACCGCGCTGAACAGCCTTGGCCTTGCCATGATCGTTTTGCTCGTGCTACGGCCTCCAATGCTGTTCGACGTGGGATTTCAGCTGTCTGTTGCAGCCGTAGCGGGCATCGTGGTGTTGAACCCGGTACTGGTGGATGCACTGCCTACACGCTGGACGGAGGGCTGGTGGGGGCCGCACATCGTTACGGTCGTTACAACGTCTGTGGCTGCAACGCTGGCCACCGCGCCGGTACTGGCGGTGCACTTCGGACGCGTTGCGTTTGCAGGGCTGCTGCTCAATGTTCTTGCCATTCCCCTCACGGCGCTCGTCCTCTTAAGCGGCCTGTTGGTGGTGTGCTGCGCACCGGTGCCTCTGGCGGCGGGCGCGTTTGGCAGCACGGCCGATGCAAGCGTGCAGGGGCTGCTGTGGATTGTTGCGCGTGGGGCCACGTGGCTGCGATGGACCCTCTGGGAAACGCCGGCCTGGTCGTGGGTGCATATCCTCGCTTTTGGAGCAGGCCTCGGGGCGCTCGCGCAATGGCGACGGCCGCGCTGGCGCTGGGGGCTGGCCGTTGCATCCATTGGCATCCTGGCTTGTGGAGCTCTCGCATCTGCTGTCAGGGTGGGAGACAATCCGCGCATGGATGCGGTGATGCTCGATGTGGGGCAGGGCGATGCGATGTTATTCTCGTTCCCGAACGAACAGCACGTGCTTGTGGATGCCGGTCCCAAGACGCGCTTTACCAATGCGGGGGCCGCGGTGGTTGTCCCGTTCTTGAAGCGCCAAGGCATCACGTCGTTGGACGCACTGGTCATCACACACCCCGATGCCGATCACCTCGGTGGCGCGTTGTCGGTGCTTCGTAGCGTTGGCGTTCAGCGTGTCGTTCGCACGGAGTGGGCGTCGCGTAATCGTTTGATCGCGTCGTTTGAACGACTCGTCGATAGTTTGAAGGTGCCGGTGCGGTATGTAGAAGCTGGAGATACGCTGGATATCTCGTCTGCAATGGTGGAAGTGCTGGGGCCGCCACCGCGACGTCACACGTACGCGATGTCTGGGGACAATGAGCGCTCGGTGGTTCTGCGCATTGCATACGGCACCACGCAGTGGGTATTGCTAGGAGATGTGGAGCACCGGGGCGAGGGATGGTTGGTGTACCGGTACGGGGATGCACTGAACGCTGATGTTGTGAAGGTTGCGCACCACGGCTCTTCAACAAGCAGTCGACTGCCACTGGTACGTGCTATCTCCGATGATTCGTCGCAGGTACGTGCACTGATCTCTGCCGGTGTAGATAACCGATTTGATTTTCCAGCACCAACGGTCGTCAACCGTTGGGAGGAGCACGGCGCCGTCATTCGATCGACGAAGCACAGCGGAGCAATTTGGCTGCGAAGTGACGGGCGCAAGATTTGGCGTCGCCGGTGGCGCTGA
- a CDS encoding OmpP1/FadL family transporter: protein MAVPTAHGQSVADVLRYSTPLPATGAQLTGMAGAGGLAGRASYTALHENPAGLGWLPQSVLGGSFTGQFLSDDLRYTSPTHTTSASLSRSSYRLGDVGGAYVFPTSRGALTIGAAFSQTYSFQGGVSYSGRNGANSITDTFLPARGDFTVDSGDLVFFDTGLPLTAFDAGAIEFFSGDYQAGRYPFDQAVAPGRSFGTTIRQAEDLDKTGGLTEGSLGGAWAVAPRVMVGLSLNVTFGSYTFDRFYQEFDVNNSNDASLYNVIRNGRQFFGFDQLNVLERIEANITGFNARAGLSAEVVKGLRAGFTIETPTYQSIEETFGRRIETFFDDGGSLAAGNVAANVFSYRVQTPWRFGAGFTVERGRYLLAADAELVDWSQARLESDDVSFADDNRVLEDLGTTLDVRVGGAVELAPVTLRAGFALQPDPVETGVDRTRRFYSAGVSYALEPNTMLDIGYMRLSSANAYAPYGNAFVPGEDITIDAPEVSQDIRHNRVLVGLRVAF from the coding sequence ATGGCTGTTCCAACGGCCCACGGGCAGTCTGTAGCCGACGTGCTGCGCTACTCGACGCCGCTACCGGCCACCGGGGCGCAGCTTACGGGCATGGCCGGGGCGGGCGGGCTCGCGGGCCGCGCGAGCTACACGGCGTTGCATGAAAACCCGGCCGGCCTTGGCTGGCTCCCGCAGTCGGTGCTGGGCGGCAGCTTCACCGGACAATTCCTGAGCGACGATCTGCGCTACACCTCGCCCACCCACACCACAAGCGCTTCGCTCAGTCGTAGCAGCTACCGCTTGGGGGATGTGGGCGGCGCGTATGTCTTTCCCACCAGCCGGGGCGCGCTCACCATTGGCGCCGCGTTCTCGCAAACGTACAGCTTTCAGGGCGGCGTATCGTACAGCGGCCGCAACGGGGCCAACTCCATCACCGATACGTTTTTGCCGGCACGTGGCGACTTTACGGTCGACAGCGGCGATCTTGTGTTCTTCGATACGGGGCTGCCCCTTACGGCCTTCGACGCCGGGGCCATTGAGTTCTTCTCGGGCGACTACCAGGCCGGGCGCTATCCCTTCGATCAAGCCGTGGCGCCGGGGCGCTCGTTTGGCACCACCATCCGGCAGGCCGAAGACCTGGACAAAACGGGCGGCCTTACCGAAGGCAGCCTGGGCGGGGCGTGGGCCGTGGCGCCGCGCGTGATGGTGGGCCTGAGCCTCAACGTCACGTTCGGCTCGTACACGTTCGACCGGTTCTATCAGGAGTTTGACGTCAACAATTCCAACGATGCCAGCCTCTACAACGTCATCCGCAACGGCCGCCAGTTCTTTGGCTTCGATCAGTTGAATGTGCTGGAGCGCATTGAGGCCAACATCACCGGATTCAACGCCCGGGCGGGCCTCTCGGCCGAGGTGGTGAAGGGCCTGCGCGCCGGATTTACCATCGAGACGCCCACGTACCAATCCATTGAAGAGACGTTTGGAAGGCGCATCGAGACGTTCTTCGATGACGGCGGATCGCTGGCCGCGGGCAACGTAGCGGCCAATGTGTTCAGCTACCGGGTGCAAACCCCGTGGCGCTTTGGCGCGGGCTTCACCGTCGAGCGCGGGCGCTACCTCCTGGCCGCCGACGCCGAGCTGGTCGACTGGTCGCAGGCCCGGCTGGAGAGCGACGATGTGTCCTTCGCGGATGACAACCGCGTGCTTGAGGATCTTGGCACCACGCTGGATGTGCGTGTGGGCGGCGCGGTGGAACTTGCACCGGTAACGCTGCGGGCCGGATTTGCGCTTCAGCCCGATCCGGTGGAGACGGGCGTCGACCGGACGCGGCGCTTCTATTCCGCAGGCGTGAGTTACGCACTGGAGCCCAACACGATGCTCGACATCGGCTACATGCGCCTCAGCAGCGCCAATGCCTACGCGCCGTACGGCAACGCCTTTGTACCCGGCGAAGACATCACGATTGATGCCCCCGAGGTGTCACAGGACATTCGCCACAACCGCGTGCTGGTAGGCCTCCGTGTGGCCTTCTAG
- the nusB gene encoding transcription antitermination factor NusB, with the protein MSRRTTRESVMKALFAHELSGEELSSVWRHIVLPELSDDPSQEAFADTLLATTAERRSEIDRVLAKHVNNWDLDRIAPIDRVLLRMATCELLALEDVPPKVSIDEAIEIAKQYSTPSSGRFINGVLDAVLEDLKAQGRVHKTGRGLVGFEA; encoded by the coding sequence ATGAGCCGCCGTACTACTCGCGAGAGCGTTATGAAAGCCCTCTTTGCCCACGAGCTATCGGGGGAGGAGCTGTCGTCGGTGTGGCGTCATATCGTGCTTCCAGAGCTGTCTGACGATCCGAGCCAGGAAGCCTTTGCCGACACGCTGCTCGCCACGACGGCGGAGCGCCGCTCGGAGATCGACCGGGTGCTGGCGAAGCACGTAAACAACTGGGATCTCGATCGCATTGCGCCGATCGACCGGGTGCTGCTGCGCATGGCGACGTGCGAGCTGCTGGCCCTTGAGGATGTGCCGCCGAAGGTGAGCATTGACGAGGCCATCGAGATTGCCAAGCAGTACAGCACGCCCAGCAGCGGGCGCTTCATCAACGGCGTGTTGGATGCCGTGCTGGAGGATCTGAAAGCACAAGGCCGTGTGCACAAGACGGGCCGCGGGTTGGTGGGTTTTGAAGCCTGA
- a CDS encoding metallophosphoesterase family protein, protein MGLIAIGDIHGCAASLDALLDRLGPTSDDHLVFIGDYIDRGPDSRGVIERLLKLRDEVQCTFLRGNHEALMLGYFNEGAFNLWRINGGLSTMHSYVDGSSEIEFPDAHIEFVRETKMHYETDDFFFVHAGLQPNLTIAENLEESNEKVFLWERAHLEAPEYAWEKTVVCGHTPRPKPINKEKLLMIDTGCVYHMQPEMGTLTAVHLPEREFVSVDYTG, encoded by the coding sequence ATGGGGCTTATCGCAATCGGTGATATTCACGGGTGTGCCGCCTCGCTGGATGCACTTCTCGACCGGCTCGGGCCCACGTCCGACGACCACTTGGTGTTCATCGGCGACTACATCGATCGTGGCCCCGACTCGCGGGGCGTCATTGAGCGCCTGCTAAAGCTGCGCGACGAGGTGCAGTGCACCTTCCTGCGCGGCAACCACGAGGCCCTTATGCTCGGCTACTTCAACGAAGGCGCCTTCAACCTGTGGCGCATCAACGGCGGCCTCTCAACGATGCACAGCTACGTGGATGGCAGCTCTGAAATTGAATTTCCAGATGCGCACATCGAGTTCGTCCGCGAGACGAAAATGCATTACGAAACCGACGACTTCTTTTTTGTGCATGCGGGCTTGCAGCCGAACCTCACCATCGCCGAAAACCTGGAGGAATCCAACGAAAAGGTGTTCTTGTGGGAGCGGGCCCACCTCGAAGCCCCAGAGTACGCCTGGGAAAAGACGGTGGTGTGCGGCCACACGCCACGGCCGAAGCCCATCAACAAGGAGAAGCTGCTCATGATTGACACCGGCTGCGTGTACCACATGCAGCCCGAGATGGGCACGCTCACGGCCGTTCACTTGCCGGAGCGCGAGTTTGTAAGCGTCGACTACACCGGATAG
- the fabG gene encoding 3-oxoacyl-[acyl-carrier-protein] reductase: protein MTFDLSDQSVLITGGTRGIGRSIVTAAAEAGARVAFTYRSSHEAAEELVASLEAQGVEAMALQGDVAELEAAEAAVASVTDAWGSLDVLVNNAGITRDGLMLRLKEADWDDVLDTNLKGVFNFCKAAYRPMMSQRAGAIVNISSVVGVMGNPGQTNYAASKAGIIGFSKSLAKELARRSVTVNVVAPGYVATDMTDELSDDAREAMLGAVPLGRPATPEEVARAVLFLADPEARYITGHVLHVDGGLAM from the coding sequence ATGACCTTTGATTTGTCGGATCAGTCCGTTCTCATCACCGGCGGCACGCGTGGCATCGGCCGCTCCATTGTAACTGCGGCCGCCGAGGCCGGCGCGCGCGTGGCGTTTACGTACCGGTCGTCGCACGAGGCGGCAGAAGAGCTCGTTGCATCGTTGGAGGCGCAGGGCGTCGAGGCGATGGCCCTGCAGGGCGACGTGGCAGAATTGGAGGCCGCCGAGGCGGCGGTGGCGTCGGTCACGGACGCGTGGGGATCGCTGGATGTGCTCGTGAACAACGCGGGCATCACGCGCGACGGCCTGATGCTCCGGTTGAAGGAAGCGGATTGGGACGACGTGCTGGATACAAACTTGAAGGGGGTGTTTAACTTCTGCAAGGCCGCTTACCGCCCCATGATGAGCCAGCGGGCCGGCGCCATCGTCAACATTTCGTCGGTTGTCGGCGTGATGGGGAACCCGGGCCAAACGAACTACGCGGCTTCGAAGGCCGGGATCATTGGTTTTTCGAAGAGCCTCGCCAAGGAGCTTGCGCGCCGTAGCGTTACGGTAAACGTGGTAGCGCCCGGCTACGTGGCCACCGACATGACCGATGAGCTCAGCGACGACGCCCGCGAGGCGATGTTGGGCGCCGTGCCCCTCGGACGTCCAGCCACGCCCGAGGAGGTCGCGCGCGCCGTGCTCTTCCTGGCCGACCCCGAGGCCCGCTACATCACCGGCCACGTGCTGCACGTAGACGGCGGCCTTGCGATGTAG
- a CDS encoding ATP-dependent Clp protease proteolytic subunit, with product MVDDFIKFSKSLTSLPSSIYSGGMGDQPMSGLVPMVVEQTTRGERAYDIFSRLLKERIVFIGTPINDQIANLTVAQLLYLASEDADRDINLYINSPGGVIYSGLGVYDTMQYVDAPVATICVGLAASMGSVLLAAGEAGRRACLPNSRVMIHQPLGGAEGQASDIEIQAKEILWLKDRLYQILAHHTGKTTEKIEDDADRNYWMSAQEAAEYGVVDKVLNPGNLKKVSGDDEGDDDDGDDD from the coding sequence ATGGTCGACGACTTTATCAAATTCAGTAAGAGCCTTACGTCGCTGCCCAGCAGCATCTACAGCGGGGGCATGGGCGATCAACCCATGTCGGGCCTTGTGCCCATGGTGGTTGAGCAAACCACGCGCGGCGAGCGGGCCTACGACATCTTTAGCCGCCTGCTAAAGGAGCGTATCGTGTTTATCGGCACGCCGATTAACGATCAGATCGCGAACCTTACGGTGGCCCAGCTGCTGTACCTGGCCAGCGAAGATGCCGACCGCGACATCAACCTGTACATCAACTCGCCGGGCGGTGTCATTTACAGCGGCCTGGGCGTGTACGATACCATGCAGTACGTGGACGCCCCGGTGGCCACTATCTGTGTGGGGCTAGCCGCGTCCATGGGGTCGGTGCTACTCGCGGCCGGCGAAGCGGGCCGGCGGGCATGCCTCCCCAACTCCCGCGTGATGATCCACCAGCCGTTGGGCGGCGCCGAAGGGCAAGCCTCCGACATCGAGATCCAGGCCAAGGAGATTTTGTGGCTGAAGGATCGGCTGTACCAGATCCTGGCCCACCACACCGGCAAAACGACCGAAAAAATTGAGGACGATGCCGACCGCAACTACTGGATGAGCGCCCAGGAAGCCGCCGAGTATGGCGTCGTCGATAAGGTGCTCAATCCCGGCAACCTCAAAAAAGTGAGCGGCGACGACGAAGGCGATGATGACGACGGTGACGACGACTAA
- a CDS encoding YceD family protein, with product MLRVDITPYNDGVHRLALTPEAEALDLPEEAAPLRDVSVDLTLDVRRDRILVHLVTEALAELTCDRTLRPFDQPLSGQYSVLFGPERLVGTGATETYDEVRLLQRGDRFIDLTTVVRDTLLLDIPQRKVAPGAEDEAIDLNFGPADADDEAPARATPEWKQKLQRLQDDD from the coding sequence ATGCTTCGTGTAGACATTACGCCATACAACGACGGGGTGCATCGCCTTGCGCTTACGCCCGAGGCCGAGGCGCTTGATCTCCCGGAGGAGGCTGCACCGCTGCGTGACGTCTCCGTCGACCTCACGCTGGATGTGCGCCGCGACCGCATCCTTGTTCACCTTGTCACCGAGGCGCTGGCCGAGTTGACGTGCGACCGCACGCTGCGCCCCTTCGACCAGCCCTTAAGCGGCCAGTACAGCGTACTCTTTGGGCCCGAACGGCTTGTGGGCACCGGCGCCACCGAGACGTACGACGAGGTGCGCTTGCTGCAGCGCGGCGACCGCTTCATCGACCTCACCACGGTGGTGCGCGACACGCTGCTCCTCGACATCCCTCAGCGCAAAGTGGCCCCCGGGGCCGAAGACGAGGCCATCGACCTCAACTTTGGCCCGGCCGATGCAGACGACGAAGCGCCGGCGCGCGCCACCCCCGAGTGGAAGCAAAAGCTGCAACGTCTTCAGGACGACGACTAG
- the rpmF gene encoding 50S ribosomal protein L32: MAVPKRRHSKSRSRKRRSQYYNELKAPQLMECNNCGHPKVMHRACPECGYYRGRQVVEVPEEIY, encoded by the coding sequence ATGGCCGTACCCAAGAGACGCCACTCGAAATCGCGTTCCCGTAAACGCCGTTCGCAATACTACAACGAGCTGAAGGCACCGCAGCTCATGGAATGCAACAACTGCGGCCACCCAAAGGTCATGCACCGTGCCTGCCCCGAATGCGGGTATTACCGCGGCCGCCAAGTGGTTGAAGTGCCTGAAGAAATCTACTAG
- a CDS encoding DUF429 domain-containing protein has product MLETTSDAVWVAGVDGCPGGWLVVGWQPSTGIVARRVASTFEAVLRATQDAAYVGVDMVIGLPDVAQPGGRTCDRDARALLGHPRSSSVFSPPVAEALAAQSHKEASAINRASGPDAPGLTIQAWHLIPKMRAVQRAMSPARQERIREVHPECAFYALNDDAPMAASKHTADGRSARARLLRALFPSIEDAMRQYPTRVAAATDVLDAHAVCAVAGAMHEGDARRVPRNPSRNNRGLRMEIWY; this is encoded by the coding sequence ATGCTTGAAACTACGAGCGATGCGGTATGGGTTGCGGGCGTGGATGGGTGCCCGGGGGGATGGTTGGTGGTGGGGTGGCAGCCGTCCACGGGCATCGTCGCGCGGCGGGTGGCATCCACCTTTGAGGCTGTGCTGCGCGCCACGCAGGACGCGGCCTACGTGGGGGTCGACATGGTGATTGGGCTGCCCGACGTTGCCCAGCCGGGCGGTCGCACGTGCGATCGGGACGCCCGGGCGCTGCTTGGGCATCCGCGAAGCAGCAGTGTCTTCTCGCCGCCGGTAGCGGAGGCGCTTGCGGCACAAAGCCACAAAGAAGCCAGCGCCATCAACCGGGCCAGTGGGCCGGATGCTCCGGGGCTTACGATTCAGGCCTGGCACCTCATCCCCAAGATGCGCGCGGTGCAGCGCGCGATGTCGCCCGCGCGGCAGGAACGGATACGGGAGGTGCATCCGGAGTGTGCGTTTTACGCGCTCAACGATGACGCCCCGATGGCCGCGAGTAAACATACCGCAGATGGGCGATCGGCGCGTGCGCGCCTACTGCGGGCGTTGTTTCCGTCCATCGAAGATGCGATGCGCCAGTACCCCACGCGCGTGGCAGCAGCGACCGATGTGCTCGATGCGCATGCGGTGTGCGCTGTGGCCGGCGCCATGCACGAAGGCGATGCCCGCCGCGTGCCGCGCAACCCCTCCCGCAACAACCGCGGGCTGCGGATGGAGATCTGGTACTGA